One window from the genome of Salvia miltiorrhiza cultivar Shanhuang (shh) chromosome 7, IMPLAD_Smil_shh, whole genome shotgun sequence encodes:
- the LOC130994203 gene encoding uncharacterized protein LOC130994203, with protein sequence MDYDGSEYPEVHMARFETLVMLHQYSEGIKCRIFSTTLTGLAQQWFRTLDPGSIHSFEDLHDMFMCQFSSSRQTTKTAMSLMEMWQESNETLKEYVTRFNMASLAVPKAESQIKVYAFTRGLKPGPLFDDLQINPPHTFDDIMRRLPGAPEPLKRAQKQPRMVHSVNQFTDYTPLNTPQEEIFQMIKDEPWFHAPTSYVQGPPRQGPNKLLCHYHNAYGHPTQYYVNLKRHIEVLVRQGKLDRSVKQMPPPHHQDTDQGRQDRGGHQQG encoded by the exons ATGGATTACGATGGATCTGAGTACCCGGAGGTGCATATGGCAAGATTTGAAACTCTGGTCATGCTACATCAATACTCTGAGGGCATTAAGTGCCGTATCTTCTCCACCACACTGACAGGGCTGGCGCAACAGTGGTTCCGAACTTTGGACCCGGGTTCCATCCATTCCTTCGAAGACCTTCATGACATGTTCATGTGCCAGTTTTCCAGCTCTAGACAGACAACCAAAACCGCCATGTCCTTAATGGAAATGTGGCAAGAATCAAACGAAACTCTGAAGGAATATGTAACTAGATTCAACATGGCTTCTCTAGCAGTGCCCAAAGCTGAATCTCAGATAAAGGTATATGCATTCACTAGAGGGCTAAAGCCGGGACCTCTCTTCGACGATCTACAGATCAATCCCCCACACACCTTTGACGATATAATGAGGAGATTACCCGG aGCTCCCGAGCCTCTGAAGAGAGCACAGAAACAACCTCGGATGGTACATTCTGTAAATCAGTTCACCGATTATACTCCATTGAACACGCCACAAGAGGAAATCTTCCAAATGATTAAGGATGAGCCTTGGTTCCACGCACCAACAAGTTACGTACAGGGCCCACCAAGGCAGGGACCTAACAAGCTCCTCTGCCACTACCACAACGCTTATGGGCATCCAACACAATATTACGTCAACCTTAAACGACATATTGAGGTCCTGGTGCGGCAAGGAAAACTTGATAGGTCTGTTAAGCAGATGCCCCCACCGCACCACCAAGACACCGATCAGGGAAGACAGGACAGAGGAGGCCATCAGCAAGGCTGA